Within the Candidatus Aminicenantes bacterium genome, the region AAGAATTCGAATGACCAGAGACCGTTCAATCCTTTTCATTTCGTTCCTCCTCGAAAAGATGAAAATCCGGCTTTTGGAAAAAGACGACCTTAATGTTCTTGCCGGCGATTTCGAATTCCGTGCGGATCTCGGAGATCGGATTCGGCGCCGTCGCGGGACGCGGGAAAAGAAGGAAGGCGGCCAGGAGCGCCGCGGCCGCGCCCGGAATTAAGGCCAACAGCCAAGGTCGGCGTCTATCCGATCGCTCCGCCCGAGAAGTGAACCTATCCGACGCTTCCCGAATCCGGCGATCCAGGGTGGGCGGAACGTCGCGTTGGACGCTCCGGACCAGCTTGGCGATGCTTTCGTCGAGGCGTTCGTCGCTATTCATGCGTCACTCCCATAATGGTCTTGAGGGCGGTTCGGGCTTGGAACAGAATCAGTTTGATGTGGCCCTCTTTCAATTTCGCGAGGTCCGCGATCTCGGCGATCGAGAACCCGCTCTCATAGAACAGAAAGAAGATGTCACGCTCGCGGGGCTTCAGTTGGGCGGCATACCGATAAACCTCGCCCACGGCGCCGCCCGGGCTGCCCGCGGCCGAAGCGGCGATCTTGTCGGGCTCGGGCAGCGATTCGGTGCGGCGGCGTTTCTTGAAGTGGGTCCTGATCTCGTTATGGGCGATCCCGAAGATCCAGGCCCCGAAAATCTCGTCTCGCCGGAAGGATCGGAAGTAT harbors:
- a CDS encoding sigma-70 family RNA polymerase sigma factor gives rise to the protein METSQSLFWDYLAPLKPKLYNYILKSLNFSPDADDVFQETVLHGLQYFRSFRRDEIFGAWIFGIAHNEIRTHFKKRRRTESLPEPDKIAASAAGSPGGAVGEVYRYAAQLKPRERDIFFLFYESGFSIAEIADLAKLKEGHIKLILFQARTALKTIMGVTHE